A stretch of Anaeromyxobacter dehalogenans 2CP-1 DNA encodes these proteins:
- a CDS encoding TlpA disulfide reductase family protein, translated as MRRPPLAAALLALVAACAAPRTPQRPTPRPPPGPSRLLGTEVSFSAPDLAGRDVQVGGAAARGRVQVVDFWASWCEPCKEQLPHLDRLAREHGEDGLRVTGVAFDEDRAAVEAFLAPAPVAFEILWDPGGAALGDRLDVQRLPTTLVIDRRGLVRHVHRGYDRAEGEKLEEEVRLLLAEPAP; from the coding sequence ATGCGCCGCCCCCCGCTCGCCGCCGCCCTGCTCGCGCTCGTCGCCGCCTGCGCCGCCCCGCGCACCCCGCAGCGCCCGACCCCGCGCCCGCCGCCGGGCCCGTCGCGCCTGCTGGGCACCGAGGTGTCGTTCTCGGCGCCGGATCTCGCCGGCCGGGACGTCCAGGTGGGCGGCGCGGCGGCGCGCGGACGGGTGCAGGTGGTGGACTTCTGGGCGAGCTGGTGCGAGCCCTGCAAGGAACAGCTCCCGCACCTCGACCGGCTGGCGCGGGAGCACGGCGAGGACGGCCTTCGGGTCACCGGCGTGGCGTTCGACGAGGACCGGGCCGCGGTGGAGGCCTTCCTCGCGCCCGCCCCGGTCGCGTTCGAGATCCTCTGGGATCCGGGCGGGGCCGCCCTCGGCGACCGGCTCGACGTGCAGCGGCTGCCCACGACGCTCGTGATCGACCGTCGCGGGCTGGTGCGCCACGTCCACCGTGGCTACGACCGCGCCGAGGGAGAGAAGCTGGAGGAGGAGGTCAGGCTGCTCCTGGCGGAGCCGGCGCCCTGA